From a single Sphingosinicellaceae bacterium genomic region:
- a CDS encoding LysR family transcriptional regulator, whose protein sequence is MSNWDGIDEFVAVFERGSFNAAAATLGVSASHVSRAVARLEERLQSRLFYRTTRHVTATDIGKAFAERCHRMIEDRDDAIAVIGERVRPHGTLRVACSIAFGESYVARLLSEFVADHPGVEAVLDLSNNLVDIVAQGYDLAIRTGKLLDSHLIGSRIASRSLHLCASPEYLERRGRPTTIADLAAHQCLVGSNDYWHFEGDGGPVDFKPTGRWRCNSGFAVTDAAAAGHGICQLPDFYVLKRIEAGLLVPLLAEFAPPEEPVWAVYPHRQHLQSKVRMFVDVLRRHLDEPRAAVPSRAF, encoded by the coding sequence ATCTCGAACTGGGACGGCATAGACGAGTTCGTCGCGGTTTTCGAGCGTGGCAGCTTCAATGCCGCTGCAGCGACGCTGGGCGTATCGGCCTCGCACGTCAGCCGCGCCGTCGCCCGGCTCGAGGAGCGGCTGCAATCGCGATTGTTTTACCGCACGACACGGCACGTCACCGCGACCGACATCGGCAAGGCCTTCGCCGAGCGCTGCCACCGCATGATCGAGGACCGCGACGACGCCATCGCGGTGATCGGCGAGCGTGTCCGGCCACACGGCACGCTGCGGGTCGCCTGTTCGATCGCGTTCGGCGAGAGCTATGTGGCGCGGTTGCTGAGCGAGTTCGTCGCGGATCATCCCGGCGTCGAGGCGGTGCTCGACCTCAGCAACAACCTCGTCGACATCGTCGCCCAAGGCTATGACCTGGCGATTCGCACCGGCAAGCTGTTGGATTCGCACCTGATCGGCAGCCGCATCGCGTCGCGCAGCCTGCACCTGTGCGCCTCGCCCGAGTACCTGGAACGTCGTGGCCGTCCGACGACCATTGCCGATCTAGCGGCGCATCAGTGCCTGGTCGGCTCGAACGACTATTGGCACTTCGAGGGCGACGGCGGGCCCGTCGATTTCAAGCCGACGGGGCGCTGGCGGTGCAACAGCGGGTTTGCGGTGACGGACGCCGCGGCTGCCGGCCACGGCATTTGCCAACTGCCGGACTTCTATGTCCTCAAGCGCATCGAGGCGGGCCTGCTGGTGCCGCTGCTAGCGGAGTTCGCGCCGCCTGAGGAGCCGGTGTGGGCGGTGTACCCGCACCGCCAGCATCTGCAGTCCAAAGTCCGGATGTTCGTCGATGTCCTGCGGCGGCACCTCGATGAGCCGCGCGCCGCAGTGCCGAGCCGGGCGTTCTAG
- a CDS encoding heme-binding protein encodes MTASIQTLTLADARILIAAGEAKAKEIGVPYNIAVADAGGNLIAHVRMDGAWMGSIDISISKAFSARAFDMSTDALSGASQSGQSLFGINTTNGGKIVVFGGGVPIKIGDAVVGAVGASGGSVANDIIVAEAAAAAFTG; translated from the coding sequence ATGACCGCTTCCATTCAGACGCTAACCCTCGCTGACGCCCGTATCCTGATCGCTGCCGGCGAAGCCAAGGCCAAGGAAATCGGCGTCCCTTACAACATCGCCGTCGCCGATGCGGGCGGTAACCTTATCGCCCACGTCCGTATGGACGGGGCGTGGATGGGCAGCATTGACATCTCGATCAGCAAGGCATTCTCGGCGCGCGCCTTCGACATGTCGACCGACGCACTGTCGGGCGCGTCGCAGTCGGGCCAGTCGCTGTTCGGCATCAACACCACCAACGGCGGCAAGATCGTCGTCTTCGGCGGCGGTGTGCCTATCAAGATCGGTGACGCGGTGGTCGGCGCGGTCGGTGCCAGCGGCGGCTCGGTCGCCAACGACATCATCGTCGCCGAGGCGGCGGCGGCTGCCTTCACGGGCTGA
- a CDS encoding right-handed parallel beta-helix repeat-containing protein has protein sequence MFRQLLAATLLIPAAVQAAPQLTATPATLASVIASATDGATITVTGTHDIVTIAGRKFSPPLVLRGGSFAGLVLRDVDGVTLLETTITGSPAKNSYGISVVKSANIRIEKVQIGGAHRGIVFNTVTDFAVVKSRFDGLGSDGIDIALSHRGVIADNVMLNFNPTPPIYADGKLVKDGDHPDGIQMWSRPPGLPVSDITITGNNITGDVQCIFGGNHVRNGVDDGGFDRIVIEHNICRNRLGRGITLSNARASRIRFNDAAAIPGSRLLKTGQLIRTQVLLSSDDPGSVLCGNTVPDVPRSPATQPCR, from the coding sequence ATGTTCCGCCAGTTACTCGCCGCCACGCTGCTGATCCCCGCCGCGGTGCAGGCCGCACCCCAACTGACTGCGACCCCCGCGACGCTCGCCTCCGTGATCGCCTCGGCCACCGATGGGGCGACGATCACGGTGACCGGCACGCACGATATTGTCACCATCGCCGGTCGCAAGTTCTCGCCGCCCCTCGTGCTGCGCGGTGGCAGCTTCGCCGGCCTCGTGCTGAGGGACGTCGACGGGGTTACCCTGCTGGAAACGACGATCACTGGATCGCCAGCGAAGAACAGCTACGGCATCTCGGTCGTCAAGTCCGCCAACATCCGCATCGAGAAGGTCCAGATCGGCGGCGCGCACCGCGGCATCGTGTTCAACACGGTCACCGATTTCGCCGTGGTCAAGTCGCGCTTCGACGGACTTGGCTCCGACGGCATCGACATCGCGCTGTCGCACCGCGGGGTGATCGCCGACAATGTCATGCTGAATTTCAACCCAACGCCGCCGATCTATGCCGACGGCAAGCTGGTCAAGGACGGCGACCATCCCGACGGTATCCAGATGTGGAGCCGTCCGCCCGGCCTGCCGGTGTCCGACATCACGATTACCGGCAACAACATCACCGGCGACGTCCAGTGCATTTTCGGCGGCAATCACGTGCGCAACGGCGTCGACGACGGCGGCTTCGACCGCATCGTCATCGAGCATAACATCTGCCGCAACCGCCTCGGCCGTGGCATCACCCTGAGCAACGCGCGGGCCAGCCGCATCCGCTTCAACGATGCCGCAGCGATTCCCGGATCGCGGCTGCTCAAGACCGGCCAACTGATCCGGACCCAGGTACTGCTGAGTTCCGACGATCCCGGTTCCGTTCTCTGCGGCAACACCGTGCCCGATGTGCCGCGGTCGCCGGCGACCCAGCCTTGCCGCTGA
- a CDS encoding class I SAM-dependent methyltransferase yields the protein MNDASTLAPRTERVALGDARNAGSLSYRFRLRRDRLLREIILGERRGIDGTFRILDLGGTADYWRRVGFDFLEANDIDITCVNHIATEFGVSASESSRFRCIVGDACAMTGHADRSYDFVHSNSVIEHVGRWPEMRAFANEVRRLAPAYYVQTPYFWFPVDPHFYRIPLFHWMPESWRLKLLRHFKVGWAKPVEDLDRRMSLVMSSILIDATQFRALFPDAPVRFERVVGLPKSLIAIRSAAKAG from the coding sequence ATGAACGACGCGTCGACCTTAGCGCCGCGAACCGAGCGCGTCGCGCTGGGCGATGCCCGCAACGCCGGGTCGCTGTCGTACCGGTTCCGATTGCGCCGCGACCGGCTGTTGCGCGAGATCATCCTGGGCGAGCGCCGGGGGATCGACGGCACGTTCCGCATACTCGATCTTGGCGGCACCGCGGATTATTGGCGGCGGGTCGGTTTCGACTTCCTCGAAGCCAACGATATCGACATCACCTGCGTCAACCATATCGCCACCGAGTTCGGTGTCAGCGCCAGCGAAAGCTCGCGGTTTCGCTGCATTGTAGGGGATGCCTGCGCCATGACCGGGCATGCCGACCGGAGCTATGATTTCGTCCATTCCAACAGCGTCATCGAGCATGTCGGGCGGTGGCCGGAGATGCGGGCTTTTGCCAATGAGGTCAGGCGCTTGGCTCCGGCGTATTACGTCCAGACACCGTATTTCTGGTTCCCGGTGGACCCGCATTTCTACCGCATCCCGCTGTTCCACTGGATGCCCGAATCGTGGCGGCTGAAGCTGCTGCGGCACTTCAAGGTCGGCTGGGCGAAACCGGTCGAGGACCTCGACCGCAGGATGAGCCTGGTGATGTCGTCGATCCTTATCGACGCTACGCAGTTTCGCGCCCTGTTTCCCGATGCGCCGGTGCGCTTCGAGCGCGTCGTCGGCCTGCCGAAATCGTTGATCGCGATCCGGTCGGCGGCAAAGGCCGGCTGA
- the recJ gene encoding single-stranded-DNA-specific exonuclease RecJ: protein MASVFNVQRSALGNCWQWRGGVAPDVASDSADGTDAMMRQLFRARGAGAADFDRLRAPTIRDWLPDPSIFRDMDVAAARLAKAIVARESIVVFGDYDVDGATSAALLVRVIRDCGGIASSYIPDRLLEGYGPSADAMRALAASGADLVVTVDCGTQGFEALSAAAAEGLDVIVVDHHRASTELPRCVAVVNPNRLDEGEGAAFGHLAAVGVAFLLAVGIVRNLRLAGIFGERPEPKLTQLLDIVALGTVCDVVPLTGLNRAFVAQGLKVMAQRRNLGLNALIAASGLERAPTCHDLGFALGPRINAGGRVGQADLGVRLLTTNDPDEATALAAELDRLNVERRAIEADVTEAAHLAAGSHANEAIAVIAGEGWHPGVVGIVASRLKDRLHRPVIVLSLQPDGSAKGSGRSVPGVDLGGAVLAAKERGLLVAGGGHAMAAGVTVAPGGIDAFAAFMNERCAAEVGAARVAASLMCDAAVSPRGVCIELAEALDGAGPYGQGWPHPRVASGPWTIVKCEVVGEAHVRVILAGADGARLKAMAFRSADGPLGVALASAGRRPLYLAGRVKRDDWGRTPAAELHLDDFAFAD, encoded by the coding sequence ATGGCATCGGTGTTCAACGTACAGCGCTCGGCGCTCGGCAACTGCTGGCAGTGGCGCGGCGGCGTTGCGCCCGATGTCGCGAGCGACAGCGCCGACGGTACGGACGCGATGATGCGCCAGCTGTTCCGTGCGCGCGGGGCCGGGGCGGCCGATTTCGACCGTTTGCGCGCTCCCACAATCCGCGACTGGCTGCCAGACCCCTCCATCTTCCGCGACATGGACGTCGCCGCCGCACGGCTGGCCAAGGCGATCGTGGCGCGCGAGAGCATCGTCGTGTTCGGCGACTACGACGTCGACGGCGCGACCAGCGCGGCGCTGCTGGTCCGCGTCATCCGCGACTGCGGCGGCATCGCGAGCAGTTATATCCCCGACCGCCTGCTGGAGGGCTACGGCCCGTCGGCGGACGCGATGCGGGCGCTGGCGGCGTCGGGCGCCGACCTCGTCGTCACCGTAGACTGCGGTACCCAGGGCTTCGAGGCGCTGTCGGCCGCCGCCGCTGAAGGGCTGGACGTGATCGTCGTCGACCACCACCGCGCCTCGACCGAATTGCCGCGCTGCGTCGCCGTGGTGAACCCGAATCGCCTCGACGAGGGCGAGGGGGCAGCATTCGGGCACCTGGCCGCGGTCGGCGTCGCCTTCCTGCTCGCGGTCGGCATTGTCCGGAACCTGCGGCTCGCGGGCATTTTCGGCGAGCGGCCCGAGCCCAAACTGACCCAGCTGCTGGACATCGTCGCGCTCGGCACGGTCTGCGACGTCGTCCCGCTGACCGGCCTTAACCGCGCCTTCGTTGCGCAGGGCCTCAAGGTCATGGCGCAGCGCCGCAACCTCGGGCTCAACGCCTTGATCGCGGCGTCGGGCCTCGAGCGCGCGCCGACCTGCCACGATTTGGGCTTTGCGCTCGGGCCGCGGATCAACGCCGGTGGGCGCGTCGGACAGGCCGATCTCGGCGTCCGGCTGCTGACCACCAACGATCCCGACGAAGCGACCGCACTCGCCGCCGAGCTCGACCGGCTCAATGTCGAGCGCCGCGCCATCGAGGCCGATGTGACCGAGGCCGCGCACCTCGCGGCCGGCAGCCACGCCAACGAGGCGATTGCGGTAATCGCCGGCGAAGGCTGGCACCCTGGCGTCGTCGGCATCGTCGCCAGCCGGCTGAAGGACCGCCTGCACCGCCCCGTGATCGTGCTGTCGCTCCAGCCCGACGGCTCGGCCAAGGGGTCGGGGCGCTCGGTGCCCGGAGTCGACCTCGGCGGTGCAGTTCTCGCGGCCAAGGAGCGCGGGCTGCTGGTCGCGGGCGGTGGTCACGCGATGGCGGCGGGCGTCACCGTCGCCCCCGGTGGCATCGATGCCTTCGCGGCATTCATGAATGAGCGTTGTGCCGCCGAAGTCGGTGCGGCCCGTGTCGCGGCGTCACTGATGTGCGATGCCGCGGTGTCGCCGCGCGGGGTGTGCATCGAGCTGGCCGAGGCGCTCGACGGGGCTGGACCCTATGGTCAGGGCTGGCCGCACCCGCGCGTCGCCTCGGGACCGTGGACGATCGTCAAGTGCGAGGTCGTCGGCGAGGCCCACGTCCGCGTCATACTGGCGGGGGCGGACGGAGCACGCCTAAAGGCGATGGCCTTCCGCTCCGCCGACGGCCCGCTCGGGGTCGCGCTGGCGAGTGCCGGGCGCCGGCCGCTCTATCTCGCGGGCCGGGTCAAGCGCGACGACTGGGGCCGGACCCCCGCCGCCGAGCTTCACCTCGATGATTTCGCCTTTGCCGACTGA
- a CDS encoding PEPxxWA-CTERM sorting domain-containing protein encodes MNPVLSKLTMCVCAAGTGAAILPAAHVVKRHFSPRPAVHRVVQSPLLDAAAARPDCLPGVTLAGGGLGEGGGGGMSELSPLLGNAPGTTSRGGFPFGGFSPDDTSGGGGIPGGTGGGGGLPGGGGGITPPGGGVTTPPGGVITPPGGGVTPPGPPSSSNAPEPAAWILMVAGFGLAGGAIRYRRVSPA; translated from the coding sequence ATGAACCCTGTACTCTCCAAGCTTACCATGTGCGTCTGTGCCGCGGGCACCGGCGCGGCAATCCTCCCCGCCGCACATGTCGTCAAGCGACACTTCTCGCCCCGTCCCGCGGTCCACCGCGTTGTCCAGTCGCCGCTGCTGGATGCAGCTGCGGCACGGCCCGACTGCCTGCCGGGCGTGACGCTCGCCGGTGGTGGCCTCGGCGAGGGCGGCGGTGGCGGGATGAGCGAATTGAGCCCCTTGCTGGGCAACGCACCCGGAACAACGTCACGCGGCGGCTTCCCGTTTGGCGGCTTCAGCCCTGACGATACCAGTGGCGGCGGCGGCATTCCGGGCGGGACTGGCGGCGGCGGGGGACTGCCGGGCGGCGGCGGTGGCATTACGCCCCCAGGTGGCGGTGTCACTACGCCTCCGGGCGGTGTCATTACGCCTCCGGGTGGTGGCGTCACGCCTCCCGGCCCGCCCTCGTCGAGCAACGCTCCCGAGCCGGCGGCCTGGATCCTGATGGTTGCCGGGTTCGGACTCGCTGGCGGAGCGATTCGCTACCGCCGCGTCAGCCCCGCCTGA
- a CDS encoding ferritin-like domain-containing protein, with the protein MAEAPEDLTDLYTDELKDLWSANDQMTRVIKKLTPKASDAKLKDMLKQSVDGIAKHTGVLKELLAAHDEKVSKEHCKGMEGLVAEATKHGIEEAPEKGPVLDAVIIAQYQRMTHYGIAGFGTAAAYAKALGFKDDATKLSAATKEIYGGDEFMSKLADTSVNLAADSA; encoded by the coding sequence ATGGCCGAGGCCCCCGAAGACCTTACCGATCTCTATACCGACGAGCTCAAGGACCTGTGGTCCGCGAACGACCAGATGACCCGCGTCATCAAGAAGCTGACGCCCAAGGCCAGCGACGCCAAGCTCAAGGACATGCTCAAGCAGTCCGTCGACGGCATCGCCAAGCACACCGGCGTGCTCAAGGAGCTTCTCGCCGCGCACGACGAGAAGGTTTCCAAGGAGCACTGCAAGGGCATGGAAGGCCTGGTCGCCGAGGCCACCAAGCACGGCATCGAGGAAGCCCCCGAAAAGGGCCCGGTGCTCGATGCAGTGATCATCGCCCAGTACCAGCGCATGACGCACTACGGCATCGCCGGCTTCGGCACCGCCGCCGCCTATGCCAAGGCGCTCGGCTTCAAGGACGATGCCACCAAGCTCAGTGCCGCCACCAAGGAGATCTACGGCGGCGACGAGTTCATGAGCAAGCTTGCCGACACCTCGGTCAACCTCGCCGCCGATTCGGCCTAA
- a CDS encoding response regulator — MGMLMRAHDWTRSSLGAPGEWSPALKTVVQILLNSGHPMYVCWGADGACLYNDAYRRSIGPERHPGSLGLPARQVWDEIWDEIGPQIAQVMSGGEPTWHENALIPITRNGRRDDVYWTYGYSPIGDAAMPNGVGGVLVVCNETTAMVDTQQRLLAERERLARLFDRAPSFLAIMSGPKHRFELVNASYVRLIGGRDVIGMEIAVVLTEAVDQGYVALLDGVYRSGKAFNSTGARFAIAPGPGEPAVDRYLDFVYEPVRDDDGTVTGVFCEGHDVTEAYVAQQKLLALTAELQGRVELAVRASEAALIRLHEARRLDTIGELTGGVAHDFNNLLTPILGGLDLLTRKLGGEPRLQRTAGLALEAAERARVLVQRLLAFGRRQTLQSRAVDLEALINGARVSFERAVGTTIAVTIDVAANLPPVEIDPAQLELALLNLGLNARDAMPGGGTLAIVVRRSGDDVAVRVADTGHGMAPETLARAIEPFFTTKAIGQGTGLGLSMVQGLVAQSGGMLTLTSQPGAGTTVELRLPVAVTAAVAATPALGSVPDGTGAVILLVDDEELVRMSIADGLRDAGYTVVEASSAATALAYLHGGGIPDALVTDYLMPGMTGTALAAEVRRSLPGLPILLITGYANLEPDEARGLEVMAKPFRQHDVVARLRALIDRSSTLHATAAS, encoded by the coding sequence ATGGGCATGCTGATGCGCGCCCATGACTGGACGCGGTCATCGCTGGGAGCTCCGGGCGAGTGGTCGCCCGCACTCAAGACCGTGGTGCAGATCCTGCTCAACAGCGGACACCCGATGTACGTCTGCTGGGGCGCCGACGGTGCCTGCCTGTACAACGACGCCTACCGCCGGTCGATCGGACCGGAACGCCATCCGGGTTCGCTCGGCCTCCCGGCACGGCAGGTCTGGGACGAGATTTGGGACGAGATCGGCCCGCAGATCGCGCAGGTCATGAGCGGCGGTGAACCCACGTGGCACGAAAACGCGTTGATCCCGATTACCCGCAACGGCCGCCGCGACGACGTCTACTGGACCTACGGCTACAGTCCGATCGGTGACGCTGCGATGCCCAACGGTGTCGGCGGGGTGCTCGTCGTCTGCAACGAGACGACCGCCATGGTCGACACCCAGCAGCGCCTGCTGGCCGAGCGCGAACGGCTGGCACGCTTGTTCGACCGGGCCCCGAGTTTCCTGGCGATCATGTCGGGTCCCAAGCACAGGTTCGAGCTGGTCAACGCATCCTATGTGCGCCTGATCGGCGGCCGCGACGTGATCGGCATGGAAATCGCGGTGGTGCTGACCGAGGCCGTCGACCAGGGCTATGTCGCGTTGCTCGACGGCGTCTACCGCAGCGGCAAGGCGTTCAACTCGACCGGCGCGCGCTTCGCGATCGCCCCCGGACCGGGCGAGCCTGCGGTCGATCGCTACCTGGACTTCGTCTACGAACCGGTCCGCGACGACGATGGCACCGTCACCGGGGTGTTCTGCGAAGGCCACGACGTTACCGAAGCCTATGTCGCGCAGCAGAAGTTGCTGGCCCTGACGGCCGAACTGCAGGGGCGGGTCGAGCTGGCGGTGCGGGCCAGCGAGGCGGCGCTGATCCGCCTCCACGAGGCCCGGCGGCTCGACACCATCGGCGAGCTGACCGGCGGCGTCGCGCATGACTTCAACAACCTGCTGACCCCGATCCTCGGCGGCCTCGACCTGCTGACCCGCAAGCTCGGCGGCGAGCCGCGCCTGCAGCGCACTGCGGGTCTAGCGCTTGAGGCGGCCGAGCGCGCGCGGGTGCTGGTCCAGCGGCTGCTGGCGTTCGGGCGGCGGCAGACCCTGCAGAGCCGCGCCGTCGACCTCGAGGCGCTGATCAACGGGGCCCGCGTCTCGTTCGAGCGCGCTGTCGGTACAACGATCGCGGTGACCATCGATGTCGCCGCCAACCTGCCCCCGGTAGAGATCGACCCGGCCCAGCTCGAACTGGCGCTGCTCAACCTCGGCCTGAACGCGCGCGACGCGATGCCCGGAGGCGGTACGCTGGCGATCGTCGTGAGGCGCAGTGGCGACGACGTCGCGGTCCGGGTCGCCGACACCGGGCACGGCATGGCCCCCGAGACGCTCGCCCGGGCGATCGAGCCGTTCTTCACCACCAAGGCGATCGGCCAGGGCACCGGGCTCGGCCTGTCGATGGTTCAGGGGCTGGTCGCGCAGTCCGGCGGCATGCTGACCCTGACCAGCCAGCCCGGCGCGGGCACCACGGTGGAACTGCGACTGCCGGTCGCGGTGACGGCGGCGGTGGCCGCGACCCCGGCGCTGGGCAGCGTGCCCGACGGTACCGGTGCCGTGATCCTGCTCGTCGACGACGAGGAACTGGTGCGAATGTCGATCGCCGACGGCCTGCGCGATGCGGGTTACACGGTCGTCGAGGCCTCCTCCGCCGCGACCGCGCTCGCCTACCTCCACGGCGGCGGCATCCCCGACGCGCTGGTCACCGACTATCTGATGCCCGGCATGACCGGCACTGCGCTCGCGGCCGAAGTCCGGCGCTCCTTGCCCGGCCTGCCGATCCTGCTGATCACCGGCTATGCCAACCTCGAACCCGACGAAGCCCGGGGGCTGGAGGTCATGGCCAAGCCGTTCCGCCAGCACGACGTCGTCGCCCGGCTGCGCGCGCTGATCGACCGCAGCAGCACGCTCCACGCCACGGCCGCGAGCTAG
- a CDS encoding ATP-binding cassette domain-containing protein: MLTIDNVTVRLGGRVILDKATAALPTRARVGLIGRNGAGKSTLMKVVAGLLDPDEGQVSMPKAARIGYIAQEAPAGTKTPFETVLAADTERAALIAEEEAQHAAEFSGGHEDAHRIAEIHERLNAIDAHTAPARASRILVGLGFDEDAQHRPLDSFSGGWKMRVALAALLFSAPDMLLLDEPSNHLDLEATLWLEDFLKNTRSTMLVISHERDLLNNVVDYILHLEGGKTTLYAGGYDSFERQRSERLAQLAAAREAQAEQRSKLQDYIARNSARASTAKQAQSRQKALARMQPIAEAANDPSLVFDFPSPAVLKPPLIQLEQAAVGYDGKAILERLDLRLDPDERLALLGRNGNGKTTLARLLSGQLEAMAGSMAAPGKLKVGYFTQYQVEELDTDATPLQHMSRLMKGASPSQVRGQLGRFGFSGVMAEQKIGKMSGGEKARLALALITRDAPHLLILDEPTNHLDVDAREALVQALSGFGGAVVVVSHDRHMIEASADRLVVVDNGRALDFEGSLDDYTAQVLGKGDARPEGSVGASKADKKAERRAAAQAREATAALRKAVQTHEAETARLTQRRSAIDRALFDPSTALPGDQKRTSADLMRERGELERTLQKSEAAWLAASEALEVGMAAAA; this comes from the coding sequence ATGCTGACTATCGATAATGTGACCGTTCGCCTCGGCGGGCGGGTGATCCTCGACAAGGCCACCGCGGCGCTGCCGACGCGGGCGCGTGTCGGGCTGATCGGGCGCAACGGCGCGGGCAAGTCGACGCTGATGAAGGTCGTCGCCGGGCTGCTCGATCCCGACGAGGGCCAGGTCTCGATGCCCAAGGCCGCGCGCATCGGCTACATCGCGCAGGAGGCCCCCGCCGGCACCAAAACGCCGTTCGAGACCGTGCTCGCGGCCGATACCGAGCGCGCCGCGCTGATCGCCGAGGAGGAGGCCCAGCACGCGGCCGAATTCTCGGGCGGCCACGAGGACGCCCACCGCATCGCCGAGATCCACGAGCGCCTGAACGCCATCGACGCGCACACCGCGCCAGCACGGGCGTCGCGTATCCTGGTCGGGCTCGGTTTCGACGAGGACGCGCAGCACCGGCCGCTCGACAGCTTCTCGGGCGGCTGGAAGATGCGCGTCGCGCTGGCGGCGCTGCTGTTCTCGGCGCCCGACATGCTGCTGCTCGACGAGCCGTCGAACCACCTCGACCTCGAGGCGACCCTGTGGCTCGAGGACTTCCTCAAGAACACGCGCTCGACGATGCTGGTCATCAGCCACGAGCGCGACCTGCTGAACAACGTCGTCGACTACATCCTCCATCTCGAGGGCGGCAAGACGACCCTGTACGCGGGCGGCTACGACAGTTTCGAGCGGCAGCGGTCAGAGCGGCTGGCGCAGCTGGCGGCAGCACGCGAGGCGCAGGCCGAGCAGCGCTCCAAGCTGCAGGACTATATCGCGCGGAACTCGGCGCGCGCCTCGACCGCCAAGCAGGCGCAGTCGCGGCAGAAGGCGCTGGCCCGGATGCAGCCGATCGCCGAGGCCGCCAACGATCCGTCGCTGGTCTTCGACTTTCCGTCGCCCGCCGTGCTGAAGCCGCCGCTGATCCAGCTCGAGCAGGCCGCCGTCGGCTATGACGGCAAGGCGATCCTGGAGCGGCTCGACCTGCGGCTCGACCCCGACGAGCGGCTGGCGCTGCTCGGGCGCAACGGCAACGGCAAGACGACGCTGGCGCGGCTGCTGTCGGGGCAACTCGAAGCGATGGCGGGGTCGATGGCGGCCCCGGGCAAGCTCAAGGTCGGCTATTTCACCCAGTACCAGGTCGAGGAACTCGACACCGACGCGACCCCGCTGCAGCACATGAGCCGCCTGATGAAGGGCGCGTCGCCGTCGCAGGTGCGTGGCCAGCTCGGGCGATTCGGCTTCTCGGGCGTCATGGCCGAGCAGAAGATCGGCAAGATGTCGGGCGGCGAGAAGGCCCGGCTGGCGCTGGCGCTGATCACCCGCGACGCGCCGCACCTGCTGATCCTCGACGAGCCGACCAACCACCTCGACGTCGATGCGCGCGAGGCGCTGGTGCAGGCGCTCAGCGGCTTCGGCGGCGCGGTCGTCGTTGTCAGCCACGACCGCCACATGATCGAGGCGTCCGCCGACCGGCTGGTCGTCGTCGACAACGGGCGGGCGCTCGATTTCGAGGGTTCGCTCGACGACTACACCGCGCAGGTCCTCGGCAAGGGCGACGCCCGGCCCGAAGGTTCGGTGGGGGCAAGCAAGGCGGACAAGAAGGCCGAGCGCCGCGCCGCCGCACAGGCGCGCGAGGCGACCGCGGCGCTGCGCAAGGCGGTGCAGACGCACGAGGCCGAGACCGCGCGCCTGACCCAGCGGCGCTCGGCGATCGACCGGGCGCTATTCGACCCGTCGACGGCTCTGCCCGGCGACCAGAAGCGTACCTCCGCCGACCTTATGCGCGAGCGCGGCGAGTTGGAGCGGACGCTGCAGAAGTCGGAGGCCGCGTGGCTGGCGGCGAGCGAGGCTCTCGAAGTCGGGATGGCGGCGGCGGCCTGA
- a CDS encoding PEPxxWA-CTERM sorting domain-containing protein — translation MDDDTVLTPVDGSNFFVTSFDAKSRNDLTTPESLLLTGLRADGSQVTAAFDLTHAFQNFSLTGFDDLVSLTFGRPSTGYWSVDNIVIGPSAVPEPAAWALMLAGFGALGVKLRRRRTLRWAISG, via the coding sequence ATCGACGACGACACCGTGCTGACCCCGGTGGACGGCAGCAACTTCTTCGTCACCAGCTTCGATGCCAAATCGCGGAACGACCTGACCACTCCTGAGTCGCTGCTCCTGACCGGGCTTCGCGCCGACGGATCGCAGGTTACGGCCGCTTTCGACCTGACACACGCCTTTCAGAACTTCAGCCTCACGGGCTTCGACGATCTCGTTTCCTTGACGTTCGGCAGGCCTAGCACCGGTTACTGGTCAGTCGACAACATCGTCATCGGGCCGTCGGCGGTACCGGAGCCGGCCGCGTGGGCGCTGATGCTCGCGGGATTTGGTGCACTCGGCGTCAAGCTTCGCAGACGGCGCACGCTGCGCTGGGCCATCTCCGGGTAG